The Ovis aries strain OAR_USU_Benz2616 breed Rambouillet chromosome 2, ARS-UI_Ramb_v3.0, whole genome shotgun sequence nucleotide sequence tttatttttattttgggggacagCAATTCATATGCTTTTCTTTCAAATCGTAGAGGTGGATTTTGGCACGTTATTAAGGGCTTCAATGGTAAAATGGTTTTTGTTTGCAATCGCAATgtgctatattttttttttatgcttcAGTGAATACTGGTTTAGTTTCCTTAAAAGCACCTGCTGATGCTTCTCAtatcatttcctttccatggcaACCAACCCCTTTGATCATCACCATCTCTCTTGAGTTTTCATTCATCTAAACTTTACTAGAAAAGtcataaagtatttattttctattgtgaCAAGACAACACACAAGTATTTAAGTTAATGATGATCCATACACTTGCCCTTCAACTTGCCCATTCAGATGactgaattttattaattttccccAAATCTTCTCCAGACAATTATATTTAGCCTTAATGACCGCAATGAAATAACTTTGGCTGTAAAATACAAGTGACACTCTGGAGCCTTTTGAATTggtgaacaaataaaaattacaaagacTCATTTAGTCTCTGTGAAGCATCTCGAAAGCCAATATTGGTCAGTGCTTCACCTGTTGGTCACATTCCAGGAAATGAGGTCATGACCaaggagaaaaagacattttaatagTTGACTCTTATTAAAGTTTTGTTATTCATGTAATTTCCCAGTATTAACAGTataattcagattttcttttatctATCGTACAGACTAAGTAATGATTAGGatttaagaaatttgaaatttaGAAATTTCTACAATTTTGGTAGAAATTGTCTTGTTAATATTTAGGTCATCTCAAACAAAGTCTATagcaattatttatttgtattaccGAAATTTAATCTTAGATGACTTCTAAAACTTTATTCTAGGAACATTTCAATGCCCCCAAAACTGGTCTTGGCATTTGTTGGTCAAGTTAGCTAAAATTATTTAATGcatattattataaattaattggCCTTCTGCCCATGGGTTACCAATTCACTttacaatgagaaaagaaaaggtttgGCTGAAATCAATTCTTTCCCATATTTAGATTATAGATTATATAGGTTATTTTGTATCCTAATGTTAACTacttattaaattttctttaatttgtaatttttatctGTAGAAGGCATATGACATTTTTTCTACTATAGTACACATCATGAACTGTTTAGAgagaccaaacaaacaaacaaaaaaagagtatTCAAAATATACTCTTATTTCAATTTCTGTACACATTAATCCACAGTGGGAGTTTATTGTACCAATCATACAAATATATCTCAGTcctgacattttcattttcatttttaaatgaatagcaTGCTTGCATGTTTCATAGTTTTTCTCTCAAGCCTACCATTCATTTgccatttcaaaaaataattttaagcttACTGCCTGAAATCCCTTGCctattatgtttaaaaatcaaCCCAATTACTTCAGGTTTACTTACAGCCTCGAAGATGGAGTTTCATGATCAACAGGAATTGACTCCCTCTCCAGCCGAGCCATTagacaagaaggaaaaggaaccagagacaCAAAGAAAGCCTGGTGAAGACCTTAAGCATGCTGCCTTAGTTTCTCAGCTGGAAATGACTGAAACTTCCCCTGATAAAAAGGACGCACAAggcacagaagaagaaaaagcaccTCCCACTCTGTTTGGGCACACTCTTGGTGCCAGCCTAGAAGATACAAAACCCAAGACAGAACCAAGCCTAGTGGTACCTGATATTGGCCTTCCTGCAGAGCCCACAGCTGCAAAAGAACAGAAGGACTGGTTCATCCAAATGCCGACGGAAGCCAAAAAGGACGAGTGGGGTTTAGTTGCTCCCGTGTCTCCTGGCCCCCTAACACCCATGAAGGAAAAAGATGTACTTGAGGATATCCCAAAATGGGAAGGCAAACAATTTGATTCTCCCATGCCGAGTCCCTTTCAGGGTGGAAGCTTCACTCTTCCTTTTGACATCTCAAAGAATGAAATAGTTGCAGCAGCATCACCCTTTGCTCCCGCCCTGTTACAGCCAGATGACCAAAAATCTCTGGAAGAAACTGGTAGCCCAGCAACTGCCAAAGATAGTTCTCAAGTTGAAGAGCCACAGAAGGATCAACCTGACAAAATAGCAGAAGCACCAGCCCCAGAGGCAGTTGCTGCACCCAAAGATGCTCACGTTTCAATTGTGGAAGAGTGTGTCCCAGAGAAAGTTTCAGGAGAAGAGGAAGGGGTGATAAAGGAAGAGAGTGTGCAGATAAAAGAGACTCCCACCCTCAGCGGACAGGAATCTACACTTGCTGAAATGGAACCTCACCTAAAGCTGGAAGAACAAACAACCATTTCTGACAAAGAAGCCGTGCCAAAAGAGAGTGAACCGCCAAAAttgatagatgaagaaacaaatatAATTCAACCTTCCACAGAGCACACTTACtccaaaaaagaagagatgggcCAGGAGCCTCCCACAGATATATTAAAACAGGACTCATTCCCTGTAAGTTTGGAGCAAGCAGTTACTGATTCAGCCGTGACCACTCAGACACCGGAAAAAATCATGACTGAACCAACTGCGCTAAGTGAAAAGAGTGCCACCCAGGAGCTCTTTGAAGAAAAAGTTGCTGACAAAGATCATAAGGTAGAAGTTGGAGCTGTAACATCAGCTGAGCTTGACATGCCATTTTATGAAGACAAGTCAGGAATGTCCAAGTACTTTGAAACATCCGCCCTGAAAGAGGAAGTGACCAAAAGCATCCAGCCAGTCAGTGACTACTATGAACTCAGTGACACAAGAGAAAGTGCCCAAGAGGCTTTTGATGCTGTATCTCCCATGCATAAGGATGGCGACAAGACACTTCCAGAAGAAGAACCTCAGCCCAGTGCTCCAGCCCAAGAAGCAGGGTATAGCACTCTCGCACAGAGTCATCCAGCTGACTTACCAGAAGAACCCAGTTCTCCCCAAGAGAGAATGTTCACCATTGATCCAAAAGTATATGGAGAGAAAAGGGATCTCCACAGTAAGAATAAGGATGATCTGACACTAAGCAGGAGCTTAGGACTTGGTGGTAGGTCTGCAATAGAACAAAGAAGCATGTCCATCAATTTGCCCATGTCTTGCCTGGATTCCATAGCCCTTGGGTTTAACTTCGGTCGAGGGCATGATCTTTCCCCCCTGGCTTCTGACATTCTAACCAACACTAGTGGAAGTATGGATGAAGGAGATGATTACCTTCCAGCCACAACACCTGCCGTGGACAAAGCCCCTTGCTTCCCAAccgaaagcaaagaagaaaaagaacaggtaaaggaagaaaaagatactGGAGAGGAAAATGCCCGAGTCGAGACATCATGTGAGTCGCCTTTCCTAGCCAAAGATTATTACAAAAATGGTACTGTCATGGCCCCTGACTTGCCTGAAATGCTAGACCTGGCAGGCACACGGTCAAGATTAGCTTCCGTGAGTGCAGACACTGAAGTTGCCAGGAGAAAATCAGTCCCATCAGAGACTGTGTTGGAGGAGAGTAGCACTGGCTTGCCCCCTGTCACTGATGAAAACCACATCATCGTTAAAACTGACAGTCAACTCGAAGACCTGGGCTACTGTGTGTTCAATAAGTACACAGTCCCCCTCCCATCACCTGTTCAAGACAGTGAGAATTTATCTGGAGAGAGTGGTTCCTTTTATGAAGGCACTGATGATAAAGCACGAAGAGATTTGGCCACTGATCTTTCATTAATTGAAGTCAAGCTGGCAGCTGCCGGAAGAGTAAAAGATGAAGTCAGTGCTGAGAAGGAAGCATCCCCACCTATCTCTGGTGACAAATCAGGACTGAGTAGGGAGTTTGATCAGGAGAAGAAAGCCAATGATAAGCTGGATACTGTCCTAGAGAAAAGTGAAGAACATGCTGATTCAAAAGAGCACACCAAGGAAACAGAAGATGCTGGTGATGAAGTTGAAACTCTTGGATTAGGAGTGACCCAGGAGCAAGCTTCAGCCAGAGAACTGATGATCTCTAAAGATGCATCACCTGTCATGgctgagaaagcagagaaagtTCTTAGTTCAGTGCCAGAGGTAGCTGAGGTAGAACCGTCCAAAAAAGCTGAACCAGAACTGGAtttggctgtgaagaaagctgaacaagGTCAGTTAGATATTAAAATCAGTGACTTTGGACAGATGGCCTCAGGCCTACATGTAGATGCTGGAGAGGCAGCAGAGCTTAAACTTGAGGCTACCCAGGACCTTGCTCCCTCATCCACAGCCCCTCAGGAGGTAGATGCATTTATGGGTGTTGAGTCCAGCCACGTGAAAGAAGGCACCAAAGTTAGTGAAACAGAAGTCAAGGAGAAGGTGGCTAAGCCTGACTTGGTGCACCAGGAGGCCGTGGACAAAGAAGAATCCTATGAGTCCAGCGGTGAGCATGAAAGCCTCACCATGGAGTCCTTGAAAGCCGATGAGGGCAAGAAGGAAACTTCCCCAGAATCTTCTCTAATTCAAGACGAGATTGCCATCAAATTGTCTGTGGAAATACCCTGTGCACCTGTTGTTTCAGAGGCTGATGTAGCCGCAGATGAGAGAGCTGATGTCCAGATGGAATTTATTCAGCTGCCGAAAGAAGAAAGCCAGGAGACCCCGGATATTTCCATCACGCCCTCCGATGTTACCGAGCAGTTGCCTGAAGCTGCCAGAGCTGAACCAGCAGAGGCTCAGAGCGAGGAAGAAGAGATCGAAGCCCGGGGAGAATATGACAAGTTGCTCTTCCGCTCAGACACCCTTCAGATTACCGACCTGGGTGCCCCAGGTGTCAGGGAGGAGTTTGTGGAGACCTGTCCTGGTGAGCACAAAGGAGTGATTGAGTCTGTTGTAACCATCGAGGACGACTTCATCACTGTCGTGCAAACCACAACTGATGAAGGGGAGTCAGGTTCCCACAGTGTCCGTTTTGCAGCCCTCGAGCAGCCCGAGGTGGGAAGGAGACCATCACCCCATGCCGAAGAAGAACTTGAAGTAGAAGAGGCAGCTGAAGCCCAGGCTGAACCCAAGGACGGTTCTCCAGAGGCTCCGGCTTCCCCTGAGAGAGAAGAGGTTGGACTCTCAGAATATAAGACAGAAACCTATGAGGATTACAGAGATGAAACCACCATTGATGACTCCATCATGGATGCTGACAGCCTCTGGGTGGACACTCAAGGTGTGCattctatttttcaattttctaCTCCCAAATAAAATCCAGTATCCTAttggaaaaacttttttttttcattttagacattttaaaatgtccctttatctctttattttgcGTTGTGTTAGACAGATGGAGGATTTTGTACATTTGTTACTaatgttgtcgttgttgttgttgtcatggTTTGCTCTGATCCACAGATGATGATAGAAGCATCATGACAGAACAGTTAGAAACTATCCCTAAAGAGGAGAAAGCTGAAAAGGAAGCTCGGAGATCATCTCTTGAGaaacatagaaaagaaaagcCTTTTAAAACCGGGAGAGGCAGAATTTCCACTCCTGAAAGAAAAATAGCTAAAAAGGAACCTAGCACAGTCTCCAGAGATGaagtgagaaggaaaaaaggtTCATTTCACAATCACTTctttataaatgtttttgaaGTAATTCATTATTACTCTTTTGTAGAAGAAACTGCCTAACCGTGGTAACTAATTATTGATGAAATTTCGTTTGGTTTTGCTCCAAGTGTGTATTTTTCTCCTGATGGTatgctttctgtgttttcttattcATAGCAGTTTATAAGAAGGCTGAACTTGCTAAAAAAACAGAAGTTCAGGCCCACTCTCCCTCcaggaaattcattttaaaacctGCTATCAAATATACTAGACCAACTCATCTCTCCTGTGTTAAGCGGAAAACGACAGGTGACTGTTCAATTCTGCAATGTGGCTGGCAAACAtagacatgtatttttttttatctcattACCTTAGcagcttcattttgtttttcttccaagaatctcAGCAGTCATGAACAGTTTCACTATTAAGTGTCTTgtatcattattctttttttatcccCTTCCCTACAGAAGAGGTCATGACCATCTGTTTCTTTGTCATGCTCAGACTTAACAGTGATTGTATCTTGGCATTGTGCTCTAGTGTCACGTTCTGGGGATTCCTGTTTTCATTCTGTGTGTTTGGTTAGACGATGGCGATGAATATAACCGTGGTATGCATTCtcattattttgcttatttactCCCTCATGCTTAAACCCATACGTATTTGTCCTAGTTCCTATATTGTTACTGCCAAATCTGTTACTGATGTTGATGAATTTACTGAGGACCACCAAGAATGCATAGGGATTTTGAGATGGAGAATGAGAAGCAAATCTGGGATAAAATTGTGGTTGAAAAATTACTTTGCtttcagatgaaagaaaaaaaaaaaggaaaaagaaactgtctggtaatcccatcagagtttatttttcataTCCAAAATTAGCTAGGCTTTCTGACAATACTGCATCTCTTGGTTGACATTTTGTCCTTGGAATCTTCTTAAAATGTGCTGgattcaaaatattaaatttccCCCTATAATTTAGTGGTCAAAAATTCAATCAATTTAATAAACCCCTTCCTCCAAATATCTCAGAATTTAGGTTTATTTTCTATCTTGCTGTCTTCTTATTGTTCTGTCGTCTTCAAATGTACTTTGTTTTTACTGTTTAAATAAGCAGTGGAATAAGGAGCGAAACATGTTACAAACCATAATAAAAGCCTCTATGTAATATCCATAATGCAAACTCTATTCCTCAATTTCAGTGCaaagtatgtattttaaatgtataatcatATTAGGATACT carries:
- the MAP2 gene encoding microtubule-associated protein 2 isoform X20; translated protein: MADDRKDEAKAPHWTSAQLTEASAQPHPPEIKDQGGAGEGLVRSANGFPYREDEEGAFGEHGSQGTYSNTKENGINGELTSADRETAEEVSARIVQVVTAEAVAVLKGEQEKEAQPKDQPPALPLAAEETANLPPSPPPSPASEQTVPVEEASKMEFHDQQELTPSPAEPLDKKEKEPETQRKPGEDLKHAALVSQLEMTETSPDKKDAQGTEEEKAPPTLFGHTLGASLEDTKPKTEPSLVVPDIGLPAEPTAAKEQKDWFIQMPTEAKKDEWGLVAPVSPGPLTPMKEKDVLEDIPKWEGKQFDSPMPSPFQGGSFTLPFDISKNEIVAAASPFAPALLQPDDQKSLEETGSPATAKDSSQVEEPQKDQPDKIAEAPAPEAVAAPKDAHVSIVEECVPEKVSGEEEGVIKEESVQIKETPTLSGQESTLAEMEPHLKLEEQTTISDKEAVPKESEPPKLIDEETNIIQPSTEHTYSKKEEMGQEPPTDILKQDSFPVSLEQAVTDSAVTTQTPEKIMTEPTALSEKSATQELFEEKVADKDHKVEVGAVTSAELDMPFYEDKSGMSKYFETSALKEEVTKSIQPVSDYYELSDTRESAQEAFDAVSPMHKDGDKTLPEEEPQPSAPAQEAGYSTLAQSHPADLPEEPSSPQERMFTIDPKVYGEKRDLHSKNKDDLTLSRSLGLGGRSAIEQRSMSINLPMSCLDSIALGFNFGRGHDLSPLASDILTNTSGSMDEGDDYLPATTPAVDKAPCFPTESKEEKEQVKEEKDTGEENARVETSCESPFLAKDYYKNGTVMAPDLPEMLDLAGTRSRLASVSADTEVARRKSVPSETVLEESSTGLPPVTDENHIIVKTDSQLEDLGYCVFNKYTVPLPSPVQDSENLSGESGSFYEGTDDKARRDLATDLSLIEVKLAAAGRVKDEVSAEKEASPPISGDKSGLSREFDQEKKANDKLDTVLEKSEEHADSKEHTKETEDAGDEVETLGLGVTQEQASARELMISKDASPVMAEKAEKVLSSVPEVAEVEPSKKAEPELDLAVKKAEQGQLDIKISDFGQMASGLHVDAGEAAELKLEATQDLAPSSTAPQEVDAFMGVESSHVKEGTKVSETEVKEKVAKPDLVHQEAVDKEESYESSGEHESLTMESLKADEGKKETSPESSLIQDEIAIKLSVEIPCAPVVSEADVAADERADVQMEFIQLPKEESQETPDISITPSDVTEQLPEAARAEPAEAQSEEEEIEARGEYDKLLFRSDTLQITDLGAPGVREEFVETCPGEHKGVIESVVTIEDDFITVVQTTTDEGESGSHSVRFAALEQPEVGRRPSPHAEEELEVEEAAEAQAEPKDGSPEAPASPEREEVGLSEYKTETYEDYRDETTIDDSIMDADSLWVDTQDDDRSIMTEQLETIPKEEKAEKEARRSSLEKHRKEKPFKTGRGRISTPERKIAKKEPSTVSRDEVRRKKAVYKKAELAKKTEVQAHSPSRKFILKPAIKYTRPTHLSCVKRKTTAAGAESPQAPSVFKQAKDKVSDGVTKSPEKRSSLPRPSSILPPRRGVSGDRDENSFSLNSSISSSARRTTRSEPIRRAGKSGTSTPTTPGSTAITPGTPPSYSSRTPGTPGTPSYPRTPHTPGTPKSAILVPSEKKVAIIRTPPKSPATPKQLRLINQPLPDLKNVKSKIGSTDNIKYQPKGGQVRILNKKIDFSKVQSRCGSKDNIKHSAGGGNVQIVTKKIDLSHVTSKCGSLKNIRHRPGGGRVKIESVKLDFKEKAQAKVGSLDNAHHVPGGGNVKIDSQKLNFREHAKARVDHGAEIITQSPGRSSVASPRRLSNVSSSGSINLLESPQLATLAEDVTAALAKQGL
- the MAP2 gene encoding microtubule-associated protein 2 isoform X17, which encodes MADDRKDEAKAPHWTSAQLTEASAQPHPPEIKDQGGAGEGLVRSANGFPYREDEEGAFGEHGSQGTYSNTKENGINGELTSADRETAEEVSARIVQVVTAEAVAVLKGEQEKEAQPKDQPPALPLAEETANLPPSPPPSPASEQTVPVEEASKMEFHDQQELTPSPAEPLDKKEKEPETQRKPGEDLKHAALVSQLEMTETSPDKKDAQGTEEEKAPPTLFGHTLGASLEDTKPKTEPSLVVPDIGLPAEPTAAKEQKDWFIQMPTEAKKDEWGLVAPVSPGPLTPMKEKDVLEDIPKWEGKQFDSPMPSPFQGGSFTLPFDISKNEIVAAASPFAPALLQPDDQKSLEETGSPATAKDSSQVEEPQKDQPDKIAEAPAPEAVAAPKDAHVSIVEECVPEKVSGEEEGVIKEESVQIKETPTLSGQESTLAEMEPHLKLEEQTTISDKEAVPKESEPPKLIDEETNIIQPSTEHTYSKKEEMGQEPPTDILKQDSFPVSLEQAVTDSAVTTQTPEKIMTEPTALSEKSATQELFEEKVADKDHKVEVGAVTSAELDMPFYEDKSGMSKYFETSALKEEVTKSIQPVSDYYELSDTRESAQEAFDAVSPMHKDGDKTLPEEEPQPSAPAQEAGYSTLAQSHPADLPEEPSSPQERMFTIDPKVYGEKRDLHSKNKDDLTLSRSLGLGGRSAIEQRSMSINLPMSCLDSIALGFNFGRGHDLSPLASDILTNTSGSMDEGDDYLPATTPAVDKAPCFPTESKEEKEQVKEEKDTGEENARVETSCESPFLAKDYYKNGTVMAPDLPEMLDLAGTRSRLASVSADTEVARRKSVPSETVLEESSTGLPPVTDENHIIVKTDSQLEDLGYCVFNKYTVPLPSPVQDSENLSGESGSFYEGTDDKARRDLATDLSLIEVKLAAAGRVKDEVSAEKEASPPISGDKSGLSREFDQEKKANDKLDTVLEKSEEHADSKEHTKETEDAGDEVETLGLGVTQEQASARELMISKDASPVMAEKAEKVLSSVPEVAEVEPSKKAEPELDLAVKKAEQGQLDIKISDFGQMASGLHVDAGEAAELKLEATQDLAPSSTAPQEVDAFMGVESSHVKEGTKVSETEVKEKVAKPDLVHQEAVDKEESYESSGEHESLTMESLKADEGKKETSPESSLIQDEIAIKLSVEIPCAPVVSEADVAADERADVQMEFIQLPKEESQETPDISITPSDVTEQLPEAARAEPAEAQSEEEEIEARGEYDKLLFRSDTLQITDLGAPGVREEFVETCPGEHKGVIESVVTIEDDFITVVQTTTDEGESGSHSVRFAALEQPEVGRRPSPHAEEELEVEEAAEAQAEPKDGSPEAPASPEREEVGLSEYKTETYEDYRDETTIDDSIMDADSLWVDTQDDDRSIMTEQLETIPKEEKAEKEARRSSLEKHRKEKPFKTGRGRISTPERKIAKKEPSTVSRDEVRRKKAVYKKAELAKKTEVQAHSPSRKFILKPAIKYTRPTHLSCVKRKTTAAGAESPQAPSVFKQAKDKVSNSTLSKIPALQGSTKSPRCSSACPSATKRATFSDSLFTQPTSAGSTGRLPYSESGNKDGVTKSPEKRSSLPRPSSILPPRRGVSGDRDENSFSLNSSISSSARRTTRSEPIRRAGKSGTSTPTTPGSTAITPGTPPSYSSRTPGTPGTPSYPRTPHTPGTPKSAILVPSEKKVAIIRTPPKSPATPKQLRLINQPLPDLKNVKSKIGSTDNIKYQPKGGQVRILNKKIDFSKVQSRCGSKDNIKHSAGGGNVQIVTKKIDLSHVTSKCGSLKNIRHRPGGGRVKIESVKLDFKEKAQAKVGSLDNAHHVPGGGNVKIDSQKLNFREHAKARVDHGAEIITQSPGRSSVASPRRLSNVSSSGSINLLESPQLATLAEDVTAALAKQGL